The following nucleotide sequence is from Strix uralensis isolate ZFMK-TIS-50842 chromosome 15, bStrUra1, whole genome shotgun sequence.
TTGTAAAAGGCTAGCGGCAGTACGTGCCCTTCTGCACTAGGCTGTCTTCGTGGTGAGTTTATAACAAGGAGAATTCCCCTTTCCAAAAGAAGTGGCCATGAGGATCGTGCAGAGCCCAGTGACCTCTCGCTGGAGCTGCCCCGTCGTCTCCAGATGAATCATCCCTCCCACTGCCAGCAGTGACTGACCGTGCAGATAGTGGGGCTGATAGTGGGAGAAGTTAAATGAGTACAagataaaatctgtttcttcttttccccataacaaaagaaaaacaagacacaccacaccccccccaaaaaaaagaatcaaaaagaGGGAAAGGGTGATGCACAGCAGTGCTGCTACGCAGGGCTCTCTTGCCTGAGACTTGGGGAGCTTTTGATTTTTTGAAGTTAATTTAGCAACATCCtgtcctttattattaaaaatattctacagAGAATCCCAACGCACAAAAATTCAGCCTAACCAGGTATCAGGTAAGTGAAGAGGCTCAGCAAAAAAACTAGAGGCAGAAAAGAGATTCCTATCATGCCCAGACTAATGTCTCCGTCTGCTTCACTAAACCTcatcggaaaaaaaaaaatatctgtttcttcATGAACTCAGTGTCCTGATTTGAAAAAACAGAGACATTGTCAGCTGTCCTTCCCACATGCAGCAGGGAATTCCCAGTCTCCTGCCAGTTGCGATGTGTTTCTCTGTATTTCCCAGCTGAGCGGCTGGAGGGAGGTGGATGGAAGCACTGACGGGGGCCAGAGGTCAGCTCGGCTGCAGCCAGCCTGCCCAGGTAATTAGTGACCAGGGAACAGAGGGCTTCCTCTCCCCCACCATGAAGGACTCCAGTGTGACTCAGACTATTATATTTAGccttaaaaacaaagcaaacaaacagacaaaacccCCAGAAAAGAACCTTGAAGTCAGCACACAATAATAATCTCTTTGGGAACAAACTTGTAACTTCTAAGAAATCAGCTCGTCGTGCACACAACAATTTGGTAAGACAGCTGGAGTGGTTCATTTCTGGATGCTTCAGATACTTGAAGAATGAGTGGGAGGTTTCATTCAGAAATCCTCTGGGCGCTGCTGATGCGCGGTGCTGCAGACACATGCGCGGATGTGCTGCTCCCAGGCTGTCCCCGTCCATCCCACCCCGAAGTCCAAAGTCCGGGAATGCCACAGAGAAGATGCTCTTTCCCTTCTGACTCTGCAAACTGGCAAGCAGCCCCATCGAGGGCTGACGCGGCCACCACGGTGGTTTTGCCTGACTTCAGGGAGCTGGGATGCGGCTGATGAATTTAGCTGGGGGATGCAGGAGAAGGGAGTGGGGAGGATCCTGCAgctcccaccagcatccccagggctCGTGGCTCAGCGACGAGCTCTGCCCATGAACTTGGTCTGGTTTCTCACACAAAACGCGGGTGATAGGGTCTGGTTTTGTAATACAGCCCCTGCTGAAGGAGGGGACTTTGATATGAAGTGTCTTGGATACAAAACCTTTGGAAACAACTCTGCCCTTACTGAAAGCCCTGAAACTGCAATTGTTACTGGGATAAATCCAGTGTCTTTGGGAATCAATTTTAAGTATTCGCAGTGTGTTTTAGAGCAGCCAAAGGCTACTGCAGCAAAGAACCAGGTAACCAGCCAGGTAGCTGGCAGGAAAGCCAAAAATGCCTCCCAGTTGCAAAGGCACCGTGGCATGGGAGGGGCAGGGTGCTCCTCGGGACAGTGCGTCCCTCCGGAGAAGCTCTGCTATTTTAATCACCACAACAAGGATGTTAATTGCACAAAATTTATTGGCTTTAACATTAAGCCCTTTGcaggctgtggggtggctgcaagGAGTTTGGGGTTCCCTTAGACCTGCTTGGTGGGATGGTGGGGCCAGACCGGGCATGGGGGGCAAGTGCCTCCAAGGAGATGTTCTGCTCAGCCCTGAGCAGGAGCCGTGAGCCACGGGCGGGTATAACAACATCCAGGCTgagctcaggagctgcagcccaagGTGTGTGGGCTACCAAAGGCATGGGATCATGTAAAAACAACCACAAGCACTCccaagactgaggaggaagatgTGGTGAAGAGCTGGGAGGGGGAGCACAGCACCCCAAAACCTGGTCTCTCGTAGCTTTCATTGCATTACTAGGGGGTGTTAAGCAATAACTAATCTGGGCTATAAGTGCTAGTATGGTGGTAACCTGGCTGAAAACAACTGTTTTCTGTCCTTCAACTGGGCTGTCAAAGCCTGCAGCAGACTGACAAATGTTAGTTCTTGGCTCCAGTTTGAAGGTATGTGCCCTTGGGCCCAGGGGAGGTTTTGGCAATGATCCCCGTGCTCTTCCCAGAAGGGGAGTCGCTTCTGAGAAGCGCCCGGCCACCccaccagcactgccagcacCGCCAGCACCACCGGCGTTGccggcaccaccagcaccaccagcaccaccagcattgtgctctgctgctggaggggtgATGCCCCCCTGGGGGTGCTGAGGTCCTGGGAGCCCTGAGGCAGgcagaggagaaatgaagaatGGCAGAAACCTGCCAGGAGAGGGAAAGCAGTGAGCCAACGGGTCGTAATTCAGGGAGGGGTGTTTCTAATCAGGAGTAAAAGAGGAGCCATTCACAAAGTTCTGCTTGTGGTGCTTCTGGCAAAAGCCACTTCCTTTgtggcaaaaaaagaaagcaagataaaTAAAAACAAGGACGCAGAGCTCTGACGTAGCCGCAGTTACAAAACCATTCGCGACTCCCCCACTGCATCTGGGGGAGTGGGGTGTGCTGCCGAGGGGCTCACGGGGACAGGGCTCCAAGAGGAGCCAGCGGGATGAGAGAGGGGACCTCCTGGTGACCAGGGCACTTTCTTCTCCATGCAACTGTCCTGGGAGGATCCGCTTCAGGGGATGGATCCAAAAGGAGTGGAGATGCCAAGACACCGACACTGATCTGCCTGAGCCCAGCTGGAAAGACAGCCCTTGCCTGCTGCTTCACCAAAGTTAACAGTTAAGTGCGGTTTTCCTTCATCCCTACCCCACCTTCCTTTCCTCCAGCATCCACTGCCAGCAGCTCCattcctcccacctctcctggTGACCGGCAGCAGTCTCCCCAGGTTCTCTCCTTGCTGCCCTGCACTTGCTTTCTGCATCTCCTGGTGCatgtccctctcccttcctttccatctccctctcccaccccagaaTGTCCACCACTGCCCTCCCCAGCACGTCCTGCTTGCCCTCCACTGGTGCCTTCCTGGTGCAGTGAGCTGGCGAGGAGCCACATGGCTCAGCCCCGGATTCTCCAAGCCACTAATTACCCATCCACTCTGACCGCAGCCGGGGACAACATCCCACCACCGGCCCAGCATCCATGGAGATGAACCACATGTCCCCACCTCCCACACCACCCACACCGACCACCGATGGAGAAGGCTTGTGCAGGATAGACGTCACCGACGTGGCCATAGACACTGTCACACTGCTCATCTGCCTCTGCGGGCTGGTGGGGAATGGGGCCGTCCTCTGGCTCCTCGGCTTCCGCATCCGCAGGAACTCCATCACTATTTACATCCTCAACCTGGCCATTGCCGACTTTACCTTCCTCCTCTTCATGGTCGCCTCAGCCCTCCTCTACATGATCGACAACTTCTCCTGCTCCCCCACTGTGTCCTTGACATACCTGAGGTTGCTTTTCCTGCTCTCACTGTTCTCCTACAACATGGGCTTGTACCTCCTGACGACCATCAGCATCGAGAGGTGCGTGTccatcctctgctccagcatccaCCGTCCCCAGCACTTGTCAGCCATGGTGTGTGCCTTGCTCTGGGCCCTCTCCATCGCTGTCATTGCTACAGtgacttctctgtgcctgtcgCAGGAGCACCAGCACTGCCAGATAGCTCTTATCTCCATGTACGGCCTCAACTTCCTTATTTTTGCTCCACCCATGGTGATTTCCAGCACAATTGTCTTCATTAAGGCCCAGTGTGGCTCCCAGCAGCACCAACCCAAGAGGCTCTACATCGTTATCTTCCTCTCcgtcctcttcttcctcctctttgctcTTCCCCTCAGCATCTGGAATTTCCTGCAGCAGTTTGGCTACAGTGTTTTGTCCTCCCAGGTTGTTTTCCTGCTCGCCTGCATCAACAGCAGCACCAACCCCTTCATCTACTTCTTggtggggagctgctggaggcacTGCTCCTTGGTGTCCCCCCAGGTTGCCTTCCGGAGGGTCTTTGAGGAGCCAGAAGACAACACAACATGCAGCAACGATACTACGATGGACACGCTGGCCCCAGCCTGTTGAAACCTTTCCACTGCTCTGCTTAAGGCCCCCGGGACAGTGGCTGAGGGTTTCCTTGAGTAACCAGATTAATAAATGTCTGCAGTATTTCCCCTGACGTCACCCTCTCGTGGTGTAATTCTGTCccctgcaggagaggagagcagggacaTCGCGGAGGTGGATGTGGGGAGGGATGCTCCGCGGAGAGCGTGTTGGAGCACgactttcctcctccctgccggCCCACCCCACGTCTTAGGGCACTGGTCCCCTCCGTGCTCCCCAAAATCCCCTGCTTTTTGGGATGAGCGTTGCCTTTGGGATACTCTGACTCATCTACAGAGTGGGAGTAAAACCCATTCAGTGTCTTAaatccctctccccatcctgcacagcctctctgagctCTGCTCCCCTGCAATGGCAGTGGGGGGGGACCACTGCACCCCACCAGGCTCTGCCAaggccccgccgccctcccctaCTGCTGGTACCCGGTTCCTGTATCTCACTGCTGCCTGATATCAATAAACAGCATCGTGCACCCTGAGCTGCCTTCAGTCCGTGTGCCAGTGCTTGCTGCCTTCGTCTGGGTCCTGCTGCCGGCCGGGGCCgcgggtggagggaggggggatgTGACGACTTGTGCTCACCGGAGAAAAAATGATACCAACGGCCCGCAGCTGGGACTGCACCAGCACTCCCAGTGCAGGCAGGATGGGCCCAGGGGTGCAACGGTGCCCCCAGACTGGTTTATTAGTGTCACAGCAAGTATCTCcccaaatactattttttttaattttgtaagccAGGTCTAAGCGTAAAGgactcttgttttccttctgaaattctTCCTCTCCTCTGACTCTGGCAGGCTGGAGCATTTCTCCTTCTTCAGCAGGCCAGGACGCTGCAGCAGCAAGGAGAGGGGGAGTTCATGACCCCCAGTCTGGCCACCACCTTCCAGGAGCAGGGTGCCACGTCTGTTGGCCACCACGGTCTCCATGGGGCATCGCTCAGGTCCCTATGGCTTTGCCAAGGTCTCAGCCGGTGGCAAAGCCTCCCCTCACCGCGGTGGGGAGAGCTGTGGGTGTGCAGAACGCCGGTGCCAGAGCCAGCAGCCACATGTCAGATGGCTCCTGACCAAACGCCATCGTGCCGGGCCTCTGTTTCCCCCAGCGCcacggcggaggaggaggaggaggaaggtccATCGCCCGTCCTTGAGCTGCCCTGGGGACACGGCGAGCTGTGAGCTGCAGCCTCCTCCCGCGCTGCCCCACTGTCACGCCGGGGGCTGGTGCTCCTCCTGTCCTGATGAGTGTGgacccccaccccctcctgcaccccctgGTCAGCCCCACCACATCCCACACCAGCCCCACCATGTCCCACACCAGCCCTACCACGTCCCACACcttcccaccagccccaccacaTCCCACACCACCCCACCACGTCCCACACCTTCCCACCAGACCCAGCATGTCCCACACCAGCCCACCACGTCCCACACCTTCCCACCAGACCCAGCATGTCCCACACCAGCCCACCATGTCCCACAGTgtcccaccagccccaccacaTCCCACACTCCCCCCTTCTAaccccaccacctcccacacCCCCCATGCAGcccccaccacctcccacccCCAGGCCAGCCCCACACCTGAGGCTCCAGTGCCTCCCTATGGGCTGCCCACCCCAAGCCGCCCCATAAGGTTTTAGGGGGGGCTGTTTCTCGGGGATACCCACCACTCCTCAGAGCTTCCCCTCCGGTGTCCCAAACCCCTGCGaacccccctccccgtccccgcCAGTGACCGCAGAGGAAGAAGAGGCGGCGGATGGAGTCAGCGACGTTTATTGGggcgggaggagcggggccggggccggggccgggcagcaCAGCGAACCGggggggcaggagcggggctgtCGGGCACCGTCCGCCGGAGCCCCCGGCCCGAGCCCCGGGGAGCCGCTTCCCCAGGGGCAGGCGGGCCCCGGGAGGGTTTGCGGAGGCCTCTcatctcctctgccctcgctGGAGGGCAGCAAAGCCCGGCGGGACGCGCTGGGAAGCGGGGAGCGGCCGTCCGGCCGGGAGGGAGCGGAACGGGGAGAGGGCGGGGAGGGGATTGAGAATGGGGTGGGATGAGCataggatgggatggggatggggtgagggtgggatggggatggggatgggatggggaaggggatggggatggggataggAGGAAGATGAGATGGGGGTGGgaatggggtgggatggggatggggatgggatgggatgggatgggatgggatgggatgggatgggatgggatgggaatggggatggggatgggatcaggatgggatgggaatggggtgggatgaggatgggattgggatgggatgggaatggcGATGGGGATGGGATcaggatgggatgggaatggggtgggatgaggatgggatagggatgggatggggatggagatggggatagGAGGAAGAtgacatggggatggggatggggatggggctgaggtgggatgaggatgaggattgGATGGAGATGAGGATGGGAATGAGGTGGGATGAGTATGTGGAAGGGGACAGGGATAGAAGGAAGATAGGATGGGGATGGAaatgggatggggatgaggatgggatgggatgggatgggacgggatcAGGATGGCATGGGATCAGGATGGCATGGGAATGCagtgggatgaggatggggatcagatggagatggggatgggaatggggtgggatgggatgaggatgggatgggatgaggatggggatgggaatgggatggggataGGGATAGGGATAGGAGGAagatgggatggggatgaggataGGATGTGGATGGATGTGGATGGGGTGAGGATAGGGATAGAATGAGGataggatggggatggggatgagatgGGGACAAGATGGGatcaggatgggatgggatggggtaaGAGATGGGATGCATCCCCACACACAGCTGCAGGAAGGTGAGCTGCGGGCCCGGCCGGAAGCAAGGGTGGGCAGCTGAGTATGAAGCCAGGGTGGGCAGCGCAGCCAGTGAGACCACAGTGACCTCTTAGGTAGAGATCGTGGTGACCCTTGTCTCTTCGAAGACCCTCCGGAAGGCAACCTGGGGGGACACCAAGGAGCAGTGTCTCCGGCAGCTCCCCACCAAGAAGTAGATGAAGGGGTTGATGCTGCTGTTGATGCAGGCGAGCAGGAAAGCAACCTGGGAGGACAAAACACTGTAGCCAAACTGCTGCAGGAAATTCCAGATGCTGAGGGCAACACcaaaaatgagaaagaagaggacggTGAGCAAGATAACTATGTAGAGCCTCTTGGGTTGACGTCGCTGGGAGCCACACAGGACCTTAATGAACAGGATCACATTGGAAATGACCATGGGTGGGGCAAAAATAAGGAAGTTGAGGACATACATGGAGATAAGAGCTATCTGGCAGTGCTCATGCTCCtgcaacaggcacagagaagtcaCTGCAGCAATGACAGTGATGGAGAGGGCCCAGAGCAAGGCACACATCCCAGCTGACAAATGCTGGGGGCGGTGGCAGCGGTACCAGAGCGGACAGAGGATGGACACGCACCTCTCGATGCTGATGGTTGTCAGGAGGTACAAGCCCATGTTGTAGGAGAACAGTGAGAGCAGGAAAAGTGACCTCAGGTACGTC
It contains:
- the LOC141950270 gene encoding mas-related G-protein coupled receptor member H-like — encoded protein: MEMNQTSPPPTSPVLETDGEDLCRIDVTDVAIDAVTLLICLCGLVGNGAVLWLLGFCIRRNPITVYVLNLAVADSTFLLFMVASALLYMINNISCSPTVSLTYLRSLFLLSLFSYNMGLYLLTTISIERCVSILCPLWYRCHRPQHLSAGMCALLWALSITVIAAVTSLCLLQEHEHCQIALISMYVLNFLIFAPPMVISNVILFIKVLCGSQRRQPKRLYIVILLTVLFFLIFGVALSIWNFLQQFGYSVLSSQVAFLLACINSSINPFIYFLVGSCRRHCSLVSPQVAFRRVFEETRVTTIST
- the LOC141950105 gene encoding mas-related G-protein coupled receptor member H-like — translated: MEMNHMSPPPTPPTPTTDGEGLCRIDVTDVAIDTVTLLICLCGLVGNGAVLWLLGFRIRRNSITIYILNLAIADFTFLLFMVASALLYMIDNFSCSPTVSLTYLRLLFLLSLFSYNMGLYLLTTISIERCVSILCSSIHRPQHLSAMVCALLWALSIAVIATVTSLCLSQEHQHCQIALISMYGLNFLIFAPPMVISSTIVFIKAQCGSQQHQPKRLYIVIFLSVLFFLLFALPLSIWNFLQQFGYSVLSSQVVFLLACINSSTNPFIYFLVGSCWRHCSLVSPQVAFRRVFEEPEDNTTCSNDTTMDTLAPAC